In Arachis stenosperma cultivar V10309 chromosome 1, arast.V10309.gnm1.PFL2, whole genome shotgun sequence, one DNA window encodes the following:
- the LOC130962651 gene encoding uncharacterized protein LOC130962651 — translation MQSNMALSSMEVEAPPSGAKPLPPKPKFEPLKPHEMSDGQVQFRKVSVPQHRYNPLKKAWMDIYTPIYEQMKIDIRMNLKARKVELKTRPDTPDISNLQKCADFVHAFTMGFDVIDAIALLRMDELYVESFEIKDVKTLRGDHLSRAIGRLSGKGGKTKFAIENATKTRIVIADTKIHILGSFSNIKIARDSLCSLILGSPAGKVYSKLRAVTARLAERF, via the coding sequence ATGCAGTCAAACATGGCTTTATCTTCGATGGAAGTAGAAGCTCCCCCTTCTGGGGCAAAACCATTACCTCCAAAGCCAAAGTTCGAGCCTTTGAAGCCTCATGAGATGTCGGATGGTCAGGTTCAGTTCAGGAAGGTGTCTGTTCCACAGCATCGCTACAACCCTCTCAAGAAAGCATGGATGGACATCTATACTCCCATATATGAACAGATGAAAATTGACATCCGCATGAATTTGAAGGCTCGGAAGGTTGAACTGAAGACAAGGCCAGATACACCCGATATTAGTAACCTGCAAAAATGTGCTGATTTTGTCCATGCTTTCACGATGGGCTTCGACGTCATAGATGCCATCGCTCTACTCCGTATGGATGAACTCTATGTCGAGTCCTTTGAGATCAAGGATGTTAAGACACTTAGAGGTGATCACTTGTCTCGCGCTATTGGAAGATTATCTGGTAAAGGCGGTAAAACTAAGTTTGCAATCGAAAATGCAACTAAGACAAGGATTGTGATTGCTGACACCAAAATACACATTTTGGGGTCATTTTCCAACATCAAAATTGCAAGGGATTCTCTTTGTAGCCTTATCCTGGGATCACCAGCAGGAAAGGTATATTCCAAACTAAGAGCAGTTACTGCTAGACTGGCAGAGAGGTTTTGA